One part of the Tautonia rosea genome encodes these proteins:
- a CDS encoding nuclear transport factor 2 family protein: MTFRESLEEHLRAIKSRDLPSLMMTLPEGELTLIRPDGRCLRSVDEYVALYRDWFASSTWTIETRLEELTECDALGLAIVHVTYRDEPPDRDRWLQRAFHTFAFAREGSRWVLIHDQATPIQPLDSP; encoded by the coding sequence ATGACCTTTCGAGAATCGCTGGAGGAGCATCTCCGCGCGATCAAGTCGCGTGATCTGCCCTCTCTGATGATGACGCTCCCTGAGGGGGAGCTGACGCTGATTCGGCCCGATGGCCGGTGCCTTCGCTCGGTCGACGAGTATGTCGCCCTGTACCGTGACTGGTTCGCGTCCTCGACCTGGACGATCGAGACCCGGCTCGAAGAATTGACCGAGTGCGACGCCCTGGGCCTGGCGATTGTGCATGTGACGTACCGCGATGAGCCTCCCGACCGCGATCGGTGGCTGCAACGCGCGTTCCACACCTTCGCCTTTGCCCGAGAGGGCAGCCGGTGGGTCTTGATTCACGATCAGGCGACCCCCATCCAGCCCCTCGACTCACCGTGA
- a CDS encoding M16 family metallopeptidase, translated as MHPRHASLFAMATLALVASVSTLSFAQNEPRTPQIPDLKVETYTLPNGLEVILHEDHTTPVVAVNIWYKVGSKNEAEGRTGFAHLFEHLMFQGSENYNNEYFAPLEPLGARINGSTTTDRTNYFETVPSNALELALWLEADRMGFLLPALTQESLDNQRDVVKNERRQRVDNVPYGQVSERMLAALYPEGHPYHHSVIGSMEDLSAASLEDVKNFFRTYYNPNNASLCIAGDFDPAEAKQLVERYFGAIPKGPEVERTPQQVPELEAPVNLAITDRVSLPRLYLTWPTVPEGHEDEEALNVLSAVLGQLDKESRLEKALIYDESVASQVFAYHSTGAVSGTFNVIATGKPDSDLNDLAARIEAEIERLQQDGPTEDEVIKAQNTTESSLIFGLQAVGTRADFFNANNVAFGDPLAYREQLQKLFDVRADDVRRVAQKYLTPNRVRMDVTPGAPTERAPEVFVNAAPVEIVPDDEPIVEEFDRSIMPTLGDAPEFSPPPVERRTLDNGLELLVVNRPELPILTLQLVVKGGATLVPEGQDGVAELTANLLTEGTATRDAQELAGELSRLGASISASAGMEQMGVSLSTLTKHTDAALALFADVVLNPAFRESDLERQRALLLSGLLRRRDSAEGIASLVFPSLLYGDDHPYGRQVSGTLETVPAISREDIVAFHSRLFRPNNAALIVVGDTTADAIIERLGQAAIGDWKAGDAPSLSLPNPEPAPKDTLYVVDRPESAQSVLAVGQIGLSRDTPDYFPVTLMNAVLGGQFSSRINLNLREDKGYTYGARTSFSFRRGPGPFSASTSVQTAVTAPALVELYKELTEIRGDRPVTEKELADAKGRLILGFPGDFETTGGVASQVVDLVLYNLPDDYFTTYQDKVEAVTPEQVQQAAQTHLIPDRMTLLVVGDVDAIASSLEELPFVPSLTQLDPDGNPVEPAATGAGEER; from the coding sequence ATGCACCCAAGACACGCCTCCCTTTTCGCGATGGCCACCCTGGCCCTGGTCGCGTCGGTTTCGACCCTGAGCTTTGCTCAGAACGAGCCGAGGACCCCCCAGATTCCGGACCTGAAGGTCGAAACCTACACCTTGCCCAACGGCCTGGAGGTCATCCTTCACGAGGACCACACGACGCCAGTGGTCGCCGTGAACATCTGGTACAAGGTCGGCTCGAAGAACGAAGCCGAAGGACGCACCGGCTTCGCTCACCTGTTCGAGCACCTGATGTTCCAGGGCTCGGAGAATTACAACAACGAGTACTTCGCCCCGCTCGAACCGCTCGGCGCCCGGATCAACGGCAGCACGACGACGGACCGGACGAACTACTTTGAGACGGTCCCGAGCAACGCGCTGGAACTGGCGCTTTGGCTCGAAGCCGACCGCATGGGCTTTCTGCTGCCCGCATTGACCCAGGAGTCGCTCGACAACCAGCGCGACGTGGTCAAGAACGAGCGCCGGCAGCGAGTCGATAATGTCCCCTACGGTCAGGTCTCCGAACGGATGCTCGCGGCCCTCTACCCCGAGGGACACCCGTACCACCATAGCGTCATCGGCTCGATGGAGGACCTGTCGGCCGCTTCGCTCGAAGATGTGAAAAACTTCTTCCGTACCTATTACAATCCAAATAACGCCAGCCTGTGCATTGCGGGCGACTTTGACCCGGCCGAGGCCAAGCAGCTCGTCGAACGCTACTTCGGCGCGATTCCGAAAGGGCCGGAAGTCGAGCGGACCCCGCAACAGGTTCCCGAGCTGGAGGCCCCGGTGAATCTGGCGATCACCGACCGCGTCTCGTTGCCCCGCCTCTACCTGACCTGGCCGACCGTTCCCGAAGGCCATGAGGACGAGGAAGCGCTTAACGTGCTTTCCGCCGTGCTCGGTCAGCTTGACAAGGAAAGCCGCCTGGAAAAGGCCTTGATCTATGATGAGTCGGTCGCCAGTCAGGTGTTCGCGTACCACAGCACCGGGGCGGTCTCGGGCACCTTCAACGTGATCGCCACGGGCAAACCCGACAGTGACCTGAACGACCTGGCCGCCCGGATTGAGGCCGAAATCGAGCGACTCCAGCAAGACGGCCCGACCGAGGACGAGGTGATCAAGGCTCAGAACACGACCGAGAGCAGCCTGATCTTCGGGCTTCAGGCTGTTGGTACGCGGGCCGACTTCTTCAATGCCAACAACGTCGCCTTCGGCGATCCGCTCGCGTATCGGGAACAGTTGCAGAAGCTCTTTGACGTGCGTGCCGACGATGTCCGCCGCGTGGCTCAGAAGTATCTGACCCCCAACCGCGTTCGGATGGACGTGACCCCCGGCGCACCGACCGAGCGGGCCCCCGAGGTCTTCGTCAACGCTGCTCCGGTCGAAATCGTGCCGGATGATGAGCCGATCGTCGAGGAATTCGATCGCTCGATCATGCCGACCCTGGGCGACGCCCCTGAGTTCTCGCCGCCTCCCGTTGAGCGTCGGACGCTCGACAACGGCCTGGAATTGCTGGTGGTCAACCGCCCCGAACTGCCGATCCTGACCCTTCAGCTGGTAGTCAAGGGAGGGGCCACGCTCGTTCCCGAAGGTCAGGACGGCGTGGCCGAGCTGACGGCAAACCTGCTCACCGAAGGGACGGCGACCCGAGACGCCCAGGAACTAGCCGGTGAGCTGTCTCGCCTCGGAGCGTCGATCAGCGCCTCGGCGGGCATGGAGCAGATGGGCGTCTCGCTCTCGACCCTGACGAAGCATACCGACGCGGCCTTGGCGCTGTTTGCCGATGTCGTCCTGAATCCTGCCTTCCGCGAGAGCGACCTGGAACGGCAGCGGGCGTTGCTCCTTTCCGGTCTGCTCCGTCGCCGGGATAGTGCCGAGGGGATTGCCTCGCTCGTCTTCCCGAGCCTGCTCTATGGAGACGATCACCCGTACGGCCGCCAGGTCTCCGGAACGCTGGAGACGGTGCCGGCGATTTCCAGAGAGGATATCGTCGCGTTCCACTCCCGTTTGTTCCGGCCGAACAATGCGGCGTTGATCGTCGTCGGCGACACGACGGCCGATGCGATCATCGAACGGCTCGGCCAGGCAGCCATCGGCGACTGGAAGGCGGGCGACGCCCCTTCACTTTCGCTTCCGAATCCGGAGCCGGCTCCGAAGGATACGCTTTACGTGGTCGACCGTCCCGAGTCGGCGCAATCGGTGCTGGCGGTTGGCCAGATCGGTCTCTCGCGTGATACGCCCGACTACTTCCCGGTCACCTTGATGAACGCCGTGCTCGGCGGCCAGTTCTCCAGCCGGATCAACCTGAACTTGCGCGAGGACAAGGGCTACACGTACGGCGCCCGGACCTCCTTCTCGTTCCGACGAGGCCCCGGCCCCTTCTCGGCCAGCACCTCGGTTCAGACGGCCGTCACGGCCCCGGCTCTGGTTGAGCTGTACAAGGAGCTGACCGAGATTCGAGGCGATCGCCCCGTGACCGAGAAGGAACTGGCCGATGCGAAGGGCCGACTGATCCTTGGCTTCCCCGGCGACTTCGAGACGACCGGCGGCGTGGCCTCTCAGGTGGTGGATCTGGTGCTTTACAACCTGCCCGACGACTACTTCACCACCTATCAGGACAAGGTCGAAGCCGTCACTCCTGAGCAGGTCCAGCAGGCCGCCCAAACACACCTGATCCCCGACCGCATGACCCTGCTGGTCGTTGGAGACGTTGATGCCATCGCCTCCTCGCTGGAGGAGCTTCCCTTCGTTCCCTCCCTGACGCAGCTTGACCCCGACGGCAACCCCGTCGAGCCTGCCGCCACGGGCGCGGGTGAGGAGCGCTAA
- a CDS encoding DUF1559 domain-containing protein, which translates to MRILLKHADRSRERRAFTLIELLVVIAIIGVLIALLLPAVQSAREAARRAQCTNNLKQLALALHNYVDVNSVFPASALNVRDWPSATLTRENTSVFVRLAPYIEQQNVYNSMNFNLRWIHGENTTVAGAGNSVLWCPSDGEVSNTQGITGIYRVPSGTVVPQAYTSYAASVGTWYLRLSPSADGALYAGRKNSLNGVIFHDSTVSMADIRDGTSNTIVMGEHGHAYLDAASINSYHFWNSGFHQDTMFESYHPINPHRRGITGLSSAFPRQASSFHPGGAMFAFADGSVKFLKDTIDSWTIDPATGDPVGTAWDSSVRHYRFVPGARIPVYQALTTRKGGEVISADQF; encoded by the coding sequence ATGAGGATCTTGCTGAAGCACGCCGATCGCTCGCGAGAGCGACGAGCGTTTACCCTGATTGAACTGCTGGTCGTCATTGCCATTATCGGCGTCTTGATTGCGTTGCTCTTGCCTGCTGTTCAGTCGGCGCGTGAGGCCGCGCGGCGTGCCCAGTGCACGAATAACCTGAAGCAGCTTGCACTGGCCTTGCACAATTATGTTGATGTCAATTCGGTGTTCCCGGCCAGTGCCCTGAATGTCCGAGACTGGCCTTCGGCCACGCTCACGCGAGAGAACACCAGCGTTTTCGTCCGTCTGGCGCCTTACATCGAGCAACAGAATGTGTACAACTCGATGAACTTCAACCTGCGCTGGATCCACGGCGAGAATACGACGGTTGCCGGTGCGGGTAACTCGGTGCTGTGGTGCCCCAGCGATGGAGAGGTGTCGAATACCCAGGGGATTACCGGGATTTACCGCGTTCCTTCGGGAACCGTGGTCCCTCAGGCGTACACGAGCTATGCGGCGAGTGTGGGAACGTGGTACCTCCGCCTCAGCCCGAGCGCCGACGGTGCCCTGTATGCCGGCAGGAAGAACAGCCTGAACGGCGTGATTTTCCACGATTCCACCGTTTCCATGGCTGATATTCGCGACGGTACAAGCAACACCATCGTGATGGGAGAGCACGGGCACGCGTATCTTGATGCCGCGTCCATCAACTCATATCACTTCTGGAACTCGGGATTCCACCAGGACACGATGTTCGAGTCGTACCACCCGATCAACCCGCATCGTCGAGGGATTACGGGGCTGAGCAGCGCCTTTCCTCGTCAGGCATCGAGCTTTCACCCCGGCGGTGCGATGTTTGCCTTTGCCGACGGGTCGGTCAAGTTCCTGAAGGACACGATCGACTCCTGGACGATTGACCCCGCGACGGGAGATCCGGTCGGCACGGCCTGGGATAGCTCGGTCCGTCATTACCGGTTTGTTCCGGGGGCCCGGATTCCGGTCTACCAGGCCTTGACCACGCGCAAGGGTGGCGAGGTAATCAGCGCAGACCAGTTCTGA
- a CDS encoding M14 family metallopeptidase yields MLSHRDAPISTDYTAARDRFRRAAIQAGAASDSWTLGPVEDDLTIDTARLGPEDAEGLVFLSSGLHGVEGPLGSAIQSRWLEGNGPRQLPSGVAILMIHALNPFGFATGRRFDAENIDLNRNFLQPGEPYQGSPPLYGTLDPLLNPAAPPGPWDALTFQPRALWTRSRYGMPAVKQAIAGGQYDYPRGLFFGGHGASLTSRILENHLPALIEPARRVIHLDVHTGLGPWNTETLLIHAPRSSPTCRRFVETFGTDRLSPMDADGVAYQTRGSLGDWCAHRFGVGRCTYDYACAEFGTYPAITVLSALRAENQAFHFADHNSPARRQAVARLREAFIPADPSWQRRALEAGRDLMERAIVHVDPRRSP; encoded by the coding sequence ATGCTCAGTCACCGCGACGCTCCGATCTCGACCGATTACACCGCCGCTCGCGATCGGTTCCGCCGAGCCGCGATCCAGGCCGGAGCCGCGAGCGACTCCTGGACTCTCGGCCCGGTGGAAGACGATCTGACGATCGACACCGCACGCCTCGGTCCCGAGGACGCAGAGGGTCTGGTCTTCCTGTCGAGCGGCCTGCATGGCGTCGAGGGGCCGCTCGGCTCGGCCATCCAGTCGCGCTGGCTCGAAGGAAACGGCCCGCGTCAGCTTCCCTCCGGGGTGGCGATCCTGATGATCCACGCCCTCAATCCGTTCGGCTTCGCCACCGGCAGGCGGTTTGACGCCGAGAATATCGATCTGAACCGCAACTTTCTCCAACCGGGGGAACCCTACCAGGGCAGCCCTCCCCTCTACGGAACGCTCGATCCACTGCTTAACCCGGCAGCGCCTCCGGGCCCTTGGGATGCCCTGACGTTTCAGCCTCGGGCCTTGTGGACTCGCTCACGCTACGGCATGCCGGCGGTGAAACAGGCGATTGCCGGAGGCCAGTACGATTACCCTCGCGGCCTCTTCTTCGGCGGACACGGGGCATCGCTCACGTCCCGCATCCTGGAAAATCATCTCCCCGCGCTGATCGAACCCGCTCGGCGAGTCATTCACCTCGATGTTCATACCGGTCTTGGCCCCTGGAACACCGAGACCCTCCTGATCCACGCACCGCGATCGTCTCCCACCTGCCGTCGATTTGTCGAGACGTTCGGCACCGATCGCCTTTCGCCGATGGATGCCGACGGAGTCGCTTACCAGACACGCGGATCACTGGGCGATTGGTGTGCCCACCGCTTCGGCGTCGGTCGATGCACTTACGATTACGCCTGCGCCGAGTTTGGCACCTATCCGGCGATCACCGTGCTTTCCGCGCTTCGGGCCGAGAATCAGGCCTTCCACTTCGCCGATCACAACAGCCCCGCCAGACGGCAGGCCGTCGCTCGCCTCCGCGAGGCATTCATTCCCGCCGATCCCTCCTGGCAACGCCGAGCACTGGAGGCGGGGCGAGACTTGATGGAACGTGCGATCGTCCACGTCGATCCCCGAAGGTCTCCCTAG
- the queA gene encoding tRNA preQ1(34) S-adenosylmethionine ribosyltransferase-isomerase QueA — MHTHDFDFHLPNDLIAQHPADRRDQSRLMVVHRDSGTIEHRVFADVPDLLRTGDILVRNDSKVVPARLLGRREATGGRWEGLYLREHDRNVWELMTQTRGRPQPGEHILIDGGLRLQLLERLDDGHWLARALDLRPTFDLLDSYGHIPLPPYIHREADTPEDRERYQTVYASAPGSVAAPTAGLHFTGGIFDRIRSLDVEVADLTLHVGPGTFRPIKADRIEDHELHAEWVSLSPAVSRRLNARRSAGGRIVAVGTTATRVLETCVDESGTFRPYTGQTNIYLHPGVPIRGVDSLITNFHLPRSSLLVLVSALAGVELIRNAYAEAVHQRYRFYSYGDAMLIL, encoded by the coding sequence ATGCATACCCACGATTTCGACTTTCACCTGCCCAATGACCTGATCGCCCAGCACCCGGCCGACCGTCGCGACCAGTCACGCTTGATGGTCGTCCATCGAGACTCAGGGACGATCGAGCACCGGGTTTTCGCCGACGTTCCTGACCTGCTCCGCACGGGCGACATTCTCGTGCGGAATGATTCGAAGGTCGTGCCCGCACGGTTGCTCGGCCGCCGCGAAGCCACCGGCGGGCGATGGGAAGGGCTCTACCTCCGCGAGCACGATCGCAACGTCTGGGAACTGATGACCCAGACCCGCGGCCGTCCTCAACCGGGGGAGCACATTCTGATCGATGGCGGCTTGCGCCTGCAACTGCTCGAACGACTCGACGACGGCCACTGGCTCGCCAGAGCTCTCGACCTCCGACCAACGTTCGACCTGCTCGACTCCTACGGCCACATTCCGCTGCCACCTTACATCCACCGCGAAGCCGACACCCCCGAAGACCGCGAGCGTTACCAGACCGTTTATGCCTCGGCCCCCGGTTCGGTCGCCGCGCCGACGGCGGGGCTTCACTTCACGGGAGGCATCTTTGATCGAATTCGTTCGCTTGATGTCGAGGTGGCCGATCTGACCTTACACGTCGGACCTGGCACCTTCCGCCCGATCAAGGCCGACCGGATCGAGGATCACGAACTGCACGCCGAATGGGTCTCTCTCTCTCCCGCCGTGTCCAGGCGGCTCAACGCAAGACGGTCGGCCGGCGGTCGGATTGTCGCCGTCGGCACCACGGCCACGCGAGTGCTCGAAACCTGTGTGGACGAGAGCGGGACCTTTCGCCCCTACACCGGCCAGACAAACATCTATCTCCATCCCGGAGTTCCCATCCGGGGGGTCGATTCCCTCATCACCAATTTCCACCTCCCGAGAAGCAGCTTGCTCGTCCTCGTCTCTGCCCTTGCGGGGGTCGAGCTGATCCGGAACGCGTATGCCGAGGCCGTCCATCAACGCTATCGCTTTTATAGCTACGGCGATGCGATGCTGATTCTTTGA